The following DNA comes from Halorhabdus tiamatea SARL4B.
TCTCGGCTGTCCGGGCTGTTCAGGGAACCATCGCGTGAGAGGGGGATGCAATTTCTGATGTTGTTTGTGTTGACCTCTGTAGTCGGGACTGGATATCTCTATGGGATGAAGAGGTATCGCTCACGACAGACTTTTTGTCTCTGCTAGTCCGGATGAACGTATGGACAAGGGCTCGCTTGATGGTCTCGATATCGCTGTCGCTCATTGGCATGTCAATGCTTGGGGCGGGGCAGAGTACCTGGTTACGAAGCTTGCAGACTCAGTCAACGTAGATACGGTATATACACTTGGTGAGCCCGATCCAGACCATACTAATCCCTATGGTGAGATTGAATTTTATGACGTTACGCCAAGTCTTGATTACTCGATTGTTCGTCGACTTCAGCAACAAGCAGGTCGCCTCTGGGAATACGCTCAATGGGAAGATGTAGATTGGCGTGATTTTGGCAATCCGGATGTCTTAATCACGTCAGGTGCAACGACGCGGGCGATCATCACACCTGACGACACTTTACATATCAACTACTGTCATTCACCGCCTCGGTGGTTTTACGATCTTTACCACGACCGCAAGGACGGCCTCATGGGACAGTTGGCTCGCCCACTTATCCGTTATCTTCGGATGCGAGATATAACAATCGACTCTCGAGTTGATCACTATTTTGTTAATAGCCCCATCATCGAACGACGCCTTTGGAAGTTCTACAAACGGGAGTCGGAAGTGTTGTACCCACCACTCAATCTCGAACGGTACCGCAACGACGGCGATGACCGGTTTTTTCTCCATCTTGGCCGTCTAGACGAGGAGAAAGGCGTCCCAGCAGTCGTCAAGGCCTTCGAAAGCCTGGACGAGCAGCTAGTAATGGCCGGTGGTGAGGGCGATATCGATGAGTCTGTCAGAAAGCGAATTGACCGCGCAGCGACTATCGACTATCGCGGATTCGTCGACGACGAGGAGAAATACAACCTACTCGCGAGGTGTACCGCTGTCGTGTTCAACGGGCGCAACGAAGACTTCGGCATCGTCCCTGTTGAGGCGAACGCTAGCGGGAAGTTCGTTCTAGCACGTGATGAAGGATTCCCCAGTGTGTTCGTTGAGGACGGCGTGAACGGCTATCTTCATGACGGAACGGCCAACGGAATTCAGTCTGTGGTAGAGGCGTATGAGTTCCGAAATGACATAGATAAACCATTTCTTTCGGAGTTCACCGAATCGACGTTCCGGAATCGTCTCAAGAATCACCTTATCGAGTGGAACACGTCGTTTAGGGAGCGCATCTAGAATGGTTCGGATTGGTGTCATCAATGCACGGGTCGGAGTTGTCAAGAGCGGCGGAACCGAAACATTCCTCCGCGAGATGCTGTAGAGGTTAAGTCACCGCCCGATATCATCTGTTAATATGGCATATGGTCGGTACTTCCCAACCGGCGTAATCGGTGCAATTGAATCGCCGAGTTAACCACGAGAAAGTGTCTGGATCTAGATGTGTTCAAAATCCTCGATCCAGACGGGTACCTTTCGGCATCGGACGTCAAAGATGTAGCGGAAGAAGTCATTGCTCCACTCCCGTTGCCGGGTGTCGAGGGGAGCCCCCTCGACCCCGGCGACATCTGGCTCGTCGTCATCTTGGCCTGCGTCAATCAGACCTCGATTTGGGAAACCTGCAACGATACCAACGGAACGCCGTCTGACGACACCGTCTTCACATGGCTCCATTCCCTTGACCGGGACTGGCTTGAGTTCGTCGCTAACCTCCTACTTAGACGGCTCGCTATGACGATTCTCGACCGATCAGGGTCGAGAATCGTCTCCATCGACTTCATTGACAATCCCTACCATGGCGAGCACTACGCCGACGAAGGCGAACTCTGCTCGATGGCCCCCAAGGACGGGACAACTACCTGCTACCGCTATTGCACGGCATACGTCGTCTCCAAGGAGAAGCCGGTGACGTTGGCGATGACCTATGTCCGCAGCGACGAAGACGAGGCCGACGCGGTCGAGCGCGTGCTCGCCCGCGTCGAGAACTACCCCTTCGAGATCGACCTTCTGCTTGCCGACAGCGGCTTCTACAACGAACGCGTCATCCGCCGTGCTCGTGATATCGCCACAACGGTCGTCCACGTGCCCAAGAAAGGTGAGCGGATGAAGGACAAACTCGACGTCCACAAGTCGTACATGACGACCTATCGCATGTACAAGGACAGCGAGCGGGAACTGCGCTTCCCGCTCGCGGTCGCTGTCTCCTACCAGAACGGTGATCGCGGCAAACACGGTGAAGTTGTTCGGGGCTACGTCGCGTGCGGCGCTACTGATCGCTCGGCCAAGCAGGTCGAACGCCTCTACAGGAAGCGGTCAGGCATCGAAACAACCTACCGCTTGCTGCGGGAAGCACGCGGGATCACGACGACGCGTGATCCCGTCGTGCGGTTTGCGATCATGTTGGTGGCAGCACTGCTGGAGAACCTGTGGCTGGTACTGCGGTGGGCGGTCGTCGCCCACCCGCGGCGGGGCGGGCGCGACCTGCCCGATGAGTTCACGTTCAAGACGTTCCGTGACTGAATTCGGCACGAGCTCGAAGAGGAGTTACGCCGGCGGTGGAAGATCAAAGCGAATGGGGTTGGTGTGCCGGCGTCACAGTCAACGGCCGCGGGCTGACCAGGGTCAGCCCACGGCCCGTCACTGAGTGGTGAGCGACAGTTGTCGGCAGAGATTGTCGAAGTCCAGGTGAGCTCGTCTGTCCGGAGCGGTGAACTGGACTTGTCTCGATCTACGCCACGGCAGCAGCCGAGACTGATCGCCAAATTATACAGAAAGTGATTGTTTCGTGGCGCTCAGGCAGCACTCTCTCGGCTCGTTCGGGAAGTAACGAGTGTGGGTGGTTTGTCCAATTATTATAGGAGGATCTTAAATATCTGACTCACTCAAATGTCTCATTCCAATTTTGAGTGATAAAAATGACAATATATTTCTGATATTTACGTTTGAAAGTATTGATGATAGAAAAAGGAGACATTTTTGTATACGGAACAAGAAAACAAGATGATGAAGATTGCATTTGTTGTGGGGAATTTTCCTAAAAATTCTGAAACATTTGTTTTAAATCAAATAACTGGATTACTCAATAGAGGTCACGAAGTAGATATATTCGCTCGTTATAAGCCTTCAGAAGAACGTATTCATGAAGAGGTAAGCGAGTATGGTCTAAAACAACGTACAACATATTCTAATATACCAGACAATATTCTATTACGTCTATTATTTAGTCCTGTTCAGGCGTTACGAGCACCCGCTAGCAGGTTACGACCGATGTTTGAATCTCTTAAGGTTCACACCTACGGAAGAGATGCACTTTCACTCCAGGCGTTCTATATGACATCAAGTTTTAATCCTTCTAATTATGAAATTACTTACGCCCATTTCGGACCGAATGGAAACATTGGTTCAATATTCATACGCAGTGGTTTTAATACTAATTTAGTGACAATGTTCCACGGCAACGACATTCGAATGGCTCTTAATAGAAACAAACAAATGTATGAACCAGCTTTTAAAGAGAGCAATTTACTTCTTACGAATTCAGAGTTTAATCGGAAAAACCTGATTCAACTTGGGGCCGATCCTGACAAAATAGATATTCAACCTATCGCTATTGATACTGATCGCTTCCACTGCCCTAGCGAAAGAGACCAAACAAATACTGGAAAGATCAAAATTACGACGATTGGTCGCTTAGTCGAAGAAAAAGGTCATGAATTCGCAATTAATGCCGTTTCTAGAATAAATAGCAGAACAAATAAAAACATTGAGTATCATATCGTTGGTTCCGGTCCTTTGAAAGCCGATTTACAACGTCAAACCCGACGACTCAATGTAGAAAAATCGGTTGTCTTTTGTGGACAACGTAGTCGCTCGGAAGTAATTAGAAAATTATGTCATTCCGACATTTTTCTTTTGCCAAGCATTGATGAGGGATTCGGAACCGTTCTTTTAGAAGCCCAGTCGACGAAGATTCCGATTGTAGCGAGTCGAACTGGTGGGATTCCAGAAGCAGTTAGTACTGATTCTTCTGTACTCATTGAACCTCAAAATTCTAGAGTAATAGCAGATGAAATTGTTGAACTTATTCAAAACCCATCTCGGCGCAAAGCAATGGGTGAGGCCGGACGGAAGTTTGTGATCAATAACTATACTATAGACGTAGCCAATGACCTTTTACAGTCGCGATTTAAGAGGATCCTTCATGAGGATACTTCTTGACCGCACATAGATGTTATTCTTTTCATAAAAGTATAAAATAGCTATACCCACAGTATTAGAACAACGGGGTCTGGTAGTACATACATGCATGTTGGGATTATCACACCGCGATATCCACCAAACACAAAAGGAGGTGGAGAAGTTAGCACAGAATTACTTGCGAAAAAACTTGCCGATTCGGATCGAATTTCATCTGTGGCGGTAATGTCATTTGATGGGGATGGAACCGAAACAAGAGACGGGATCACAATACAACGACTTGGATCTATCTCGAATGTCCTCACGGAGTGGCAGAACCTCCGTGCGTATCCCAAGTTGCGAAACCGTGTCGATGAGTTCGACCTGATCCACGCCTACAATATGGAGTTGCACCCGATCGTGGGAGCGTTATCCGGACGCACGAAGCCAGCGACGGTGGGGACCTTAAATTCTTATCACTTCTTTCCGCGGTCGGTGACAATGGATTCACCCGGACCACTTGAGTGGCTATATGAAATGATCGGTCACCCGACGACAGGCAGGTTATTAGAGTATTTTGTACGACAAATGGACGCCCATATCGCGATAAGTGAGGCAGTGCGTGATCTGTACGTCGAATTTGGGTACTCTTCAGAGAAGATCAAGGTCGTTCCCAACATGATCGATCCGGCGTTCGAAGTCCGGCGTGACATAGGAACCGACGACAAAGACGGCACGACAGAGGTACTCTATGTTGGCGAATTGTCGGTGCAAAAAGGGGTCCGATTTCTAATCGACGCGATCGCCGCGCTCCCGTCGGCCTACCGGGCGACGATAGTTGGTGACGGTGACCAACGTACCACACTGGAGCAGCAGGTTAGAGCGCTGGGCGTCGAAAATCGGGTGACATTTCAGGGGCAAGTCCCCTACGAGGAGGTTTCGTCGAAGTATGGCCTTGCTGACGTGTTCGTTCATC
Coding sequences within:
- a CDS encoding glycosyltransferase — encoded protein: MDKGSLDGLDIAVAHWHVNAWGGAEYLVTKLADSVNVDTVYTLGEPDPDHTNPYGEIEFYDVTPSLDYSIVRRLQQQAGRLWEYAQWEDVDWRDFGNPDVLITSGATTRAIITPDDTLHINYCHSPPRWFYDLYHDRKDGLMGQLARPLIRYLRMRDITIDSRVDHYFVNSPIIERRLWKFYKRESEVLYPPLNLERYRNDGDDRFFLHLGRLDEEKGVPAVVKAFESLDEQLVMAGGEGDIDESVRKRIDRAATIDYRGFVDDEEKYNLLARCTAVVFNGRNEDFGIVPVEANASGKFVLARDEGFPSVFVEDGVNGYLHDGTANGIQSVVEAYEFRNDIDKPFLSEFTESTFRNRLKNHLIEWNTSFRERI
- a CDS encoding glycosyltransferase, translated to MKIAFVVGNFPKNSETFVLNQITGLLNRGHEVDIFARYKPSEERIHEEVSEYGLKQRTTYSNIPDNILLRLLFSPVQALRAPASRLRPMFESLKVHTYGRDALSLQAFYMTSSFNPSNYEITYAHFGPNGNIGSIFIRSGFNTNLVTMFHGNDIRMALNRNKQMYEPAFKESNLLLTNSEFNRKNLIQLGADPDKIDIQPIAIDTDRFHCPSERDQTNTGKIKITTIGRLVEEKGHEFAINAVSRINSRTNKNIEYHIVGSGPLKADLQRQTRRLNVEKSVVFCGQRSRSEVIRKLCHSDIFLLPSIDEGFGTVLLEAQSTKIPIVASRTGGIPEAVSTDSSVLIEPQNSRVIADEIVELIQNPSRRKAMGEAGRKFVINNYTIDVANDLLQSRFKRILHEDTS
- a CDS encoding glycosyltransferase family 4 protein, which translates into the protein MHVGIITPRYPPNTKGGGEVSTELLAKKLADSDRISSVAVMSFDGDGTETRDGITIQRLGSISNVLTEWQNLRAYPKLRNRVDEFDLIHAYNMELHPIVGALSGRTKPATVGTLNSYHFFPRSVTMDSPGPLEWLYEMIGHPTTGRLLEYFVRQMDAHIAISEAVRDLYVEFGYSSEKIKVVPNMIDPAFEVRRDIGTDDKDGTTEVLYVGELSVQKGVRFLIDAIAALPSAYRATIVGDGDQRTTLEQQVRALGVENRVTFQGQVPYEEVSSKYGLADVFVHPGIWPEPFGRTILEAMQAGLPVVCTDIGGPADIVRNPELRCEPGDHEALAASIRYASENGATIGERNQRYVENEYSPATVVSEIIDLYERLLDGERV